A stretch of DNA from Diospyros lotus cultivar Yz01 chromosome 14, ASM1463336v1, whole genome shotgun sequence:
catgacatTTCAAGAAACACACATAGATATTAGAATAGATAGAATGGAATGGCCCCCTGATCAGGCTGAGTGTAATTTCAAGGGCCAAGGGGCCGGACAGGTCTTCTTCTCTTGAAAGCAAGTAGAGATTGAGATGGTGCAGCCTTATGCCATtcaataatgaagcaaattcattaacaaataattatatGTGTCTTTATAAATAGGGTTGGTATATATTGGGCTATTGGTGGGGGATCTTTTCAGCTTTAAATCAGATGAAACAGATGGACTACTGTCTGTCTccaaaaacaattacaaaaaggATTATTGCATAACTCTAAATACTCTTttgtgatctctctctctctctctctctctctctccctttgtgAGGATTTGACATTGAGATGCTTGGAATCACTTCTCTTTTGGATTCCTTTCCATTCAATGTATTTCCACCATTTCCATTCCCATTCCTAATCTCATTCATCAATTGccgtttaatttttaaattatcttatgataaattacaatatatatagagCAAGACACACACGCAAGAGAGACAAAGAAATGTGTATTTCGTATTATATAAGTGTAagtttaaaaagttttaaacaAACGTTCATTTAATAGAGATTAGCAATTGTAATATAGTTATTGGACTTTGAAGTTGTTGTtgtttgaatataataataaattcagTTAACTGAAAATATCGTCGTCAAATCACCTAAATctctaaaaataagaaaacaattagaGAACATGAGAAGGTTTACGTGCAAACattttgatacttaagtcagacacTAAAATAATAAAGACTGTATTGAAACTAGTATTAGAGACGTtgtactttttaaaaaatgagtgtctacttatttatagataaatatatagtgATCTAAAGTGtaatagaattagaattctagtaaataatgtttatcttgattaattcTAGATAAGACTAAAATTATTATGGATGAcgtttattctaatattttaatattatttcagaattaaatttttttatgtataattaattatcttctgggagaaatttttggatgtcGAAATTATCTTATAGTTTGAGTGTTTGTGTGAGGCCCATCATATATGGAAAATTTATGcattttagttcaaaatattattttggacTCTTAGCTTTTAATGAGTATTTGCTTATGACACAATAGAAGTaaatatttgatgaaaataaaattcacGCGTAAGGTAGACATGATGAATTCAAGTCTCGTagattaagtttttattttttaaaataaaaaatataaaaggataCCTTATAAAGAAGCAAAGTTCGTACATATTAATGagaattattattgttataataaattctcaaaaacGTCACCTTTAGTTCTATGTAGTGTCTCTTTcaagtattaattttaaaaatataataataataataataataataataataataataataataataatatatttagagtTAGGGCCGACAATTTTGGACACGAGCTGATTACACGACATGACAAGACATGGAGTTAAGAGGGTTAGGATTGGGATTAATCGAgttcgggtcaacccgtttatgacaCAATTATTTTCAAGTTTTAGGCAGGGCGACCGATTTAGACACGTAATgacccgtttaattaaacgCGTTAACGAGTTAATCCAAATACGTTAacacaattatatatgaaatgacacgtttaattaaaagggttagtgagttgatctgaacacgttaacacgattatacataaaataacacgtttaacaggtgaTACAACAcgacccatttaaattaaatgagttaaACAGGTTAACATGTGACACGATacgacacgtttaattaaacgagTTAAACGGGTTGTGTCGTGTTACACATTTAATAAACTTGTCGTGTTCgagtttaaaaaatttgatatgattattaaacgggtcgtgtttgGATTAGTCTGATATATGTTATACGTGTAACTCAACACGATACGATTATGACCTGCCAACCCATATTACCACCCTTAATTAGGGTAAATATTCTCCCTTTTAAGCAACTtgtagagaaaaaagaaaaacaaattaaattatttatatagatatTTAGAAGATATccataataattgttattaaacAATTAGTTAGGTCAACTTTGTCACTAATAATTTGTCATGTTTGGGGAAGGATGATTTGAATTTACTAATTTATCcctattaacaaaatttaacaatCGGATCGATCTTTCAAAATAGTATAAAGGGCACGCCGACAAAACTAATTTAtagttttctttctctttcgaATTAGCTACACTCACTTGGACTCTTTGTATTAGGGTAATgtgatatatattaattaatttaaataaatattaaatattaaaatttattaaaactccTTTTAAAGATTTTACCAAAACTTATACGGGTTCTAAAAattctcataaaataaaataatatgtcTACGTCATGCATTATATGTCACTAATAACTTTTCAAACTCTTAgagatataaatttatttttttaaaataaagaaattacctCATTGATAAGAATATTAGGTTAACTTGACATTCTATTGTGCACGGCGCATATAAAAACAATGCATGCCATTATAGATAATTTGAGATGGGTTATTGGTGATAAcatcatttatcttttttttatctttaaatctCATGTAAACATAAAGGGTAACCACTTAAGTGGAATTCAAGATTATTTTATCTATGTCTTAACATCTAAAGTATAAAATTTTTACcatcttaataaatttaaatatctatatAAGATGGTGATTAATAATTTAACCCAAGTTATATCAGAAATAAtggtaagattttttttattttttgcttttcttGATTTTGGGTAGCATCCGAACCAGGGCcggaccttccatgaggcccatgaggcaaccgcctcagggcccatgaaaaattaacaatttatgaACTATTTAGGGGTCCAAACCTCCCTCTTGTAGGGGTCCACTGTCTAGGCCCAACCGCCCACCCCCTCTCCTCCCCTCCCTTCCCCCTCTGCAAAGCTTCACCCtgctcttctccctctctcgctttCGCTGCCTCTCTTGCTTCGTCCGTCACTCCTGGCTTCGCACTTGCCCTTGCCGTCAGTGGCTCGCCTTCGCTCTCTCCTTTCGTTACTCTGTTGAACcgtcgctcgctgcctctctctcctctcgcTACTCCGTCGCCGGTTGCCCTTCACTCTCTCGCTTCTCGCTGCTCGGTCGCCCTCGCCGGCTCGCCTCACCCTCGTGGCCGGTGGTGGTGGCTCTCTCTCCGTTGCccactgcctctctctcactcCGTGGCTTCGTcgcactgcctctctctcgctcgccctcgtcGGCTAGATCTGCATTTGCTTCAAGCCTTCAAATTTCATATCTGCTTCAAATCTGCTTCAACCTTCAAGTTCAAGCCTTCAAATTTCAGCGATTAGTTGCTGCGATTTGGGgtccatttttacattttgcctCAAGCTCCCAAAATCTCAGGTCCGACATTGATCCGAACATAATGGGATGCAACATGGGAGGCATGCAATCAATGATGGGTGGGGACATGGCACCATGGTCAGGGGAGGCATGCAATCAATGATGGGTGGGGACATGGCACCATGGTCAGCCAATTATGGGGTGTAACGTGGAGAGTGAGGCATTGCATCCATGTCTAACCCCCAGAAACacccccccccgcccccaaaaaaaaaaaaggcccaCGTGCATGCAGCATGCAGGAACGCCTGATGTTCAATGTGTGGATGGCTCCAGATTGACACAcactgcctttttttttttgggggggggtcaTTTGGATAAGACGAATAATACAGGCATAATCATGTTCATTTATATATGGAAGAAGAGGCTGTTTTGTTCTCATACTTGATGATCATTGCTATGGTATTAATTTCcaaaaaggaaaacatagtgaTGTAGGTTAAGGGCAgaagcaaaatatatattttttcctacTACCCACGAGTAACAAACCGACCTTAGCTCAGTTGGCAGAGCGGAGGACTGTAGTTGGGGGTAATCCAAGCAGCATATCCTTAGGTCGCTGGTTCGAATCCGGCAGGTCGgatagatcttttttttttttttttttcctttttctattttgatttaattattattattattattttacaatgaTGGAACAGTTCATAACAATTCAACCTTCTAAGCATTCTTATACCTACCAGTTTCATTTTCCCGTActaacaatttttcaaaaaaaaaaagaccttttttctgaaatttattttcttttaatttgaagATTAAAAAGGGGTTGGCAGTTGATGGTGTAgccccaaaaaaatatatttaattttaatttatttctaattctGAACTACAGTTGTTAGATAGTAGTTATATTTGTTCATTAATTGTTAGTAtaacaaattatattaaatgatttgattaataaaatgaaaaaaacctGCCACTCAAGAGGGTCAGAGCCCACACAAGTGCTAgatcaatgacaaaaatgtaAATTTCTATTAACCCCCCCTCAACCAAATCATCTATCATAATTTATCATgttaataattaaagataaataataaataattatcttaattgaaattaaatagcAAATAAAACAATActattaataaaactaaaaattgagtCTAAAAACaaggtatttttcttttaataataataataataataataatttaccaTTTAATTTGACAACTCCTTCCCTACATGTAGAACAGAAAGATGAGAGAGGAGGAGAGCAGATCTCATCCTATTCTTTTCCAAAAAATGGTTCACTTGTAAGAAATTAAATGTTTGTTtgattacatatatttattataaaaaaatatataattattataatattttttataaaattaattaaacactcttaatttttttataaaaaaatatgtatgataCAAACATTTAAAACGTctttacataaaatttatttttcaaggagataggatgatttttgttttctagataaatattacataaaattaaattctaagtaatGCAATCAAATACATCCTAAGAGTGTGTTTAATTACACACATttactacaaaaaaatatgtaattattacatatattttctatagaatcaATTAAAtactcttaacttttctatgaaaaaatatgtataatacaagcatttaaagcttatttccatggaatttattttccaaggaatgggtgatttttgttttctaaacaatcattacctaaaattaaattttaggtaatgtaatcaaacacaccataagggtgtatttgatagcataaaaaatatcacatctaaagaattgaatttcatatttaatgtttGACAcactatttttcatgaaattgagTTCCATGGTATAAccattaaaacatgtttttacctttttttcttgaaaaattctatATAGAGGGaagttgatttttgtttttcatataaGTTGAAAAAAACTTTCCTTTCTAGCTAAATGCTATCgtttgatagcatttaattggaaaaaaaaatattttctaacttgcatgaaaaacaaaaactctCCCTCTAGAtagaattttctatgaaaaaaagaaaaaacttattttaataattatactatagaattcaattctatagaaaatgtaATATATCAAACACTAAAGATAaatttcaattccttgaatataatatttttcatatattttacaTACTATCAAACATACACCCTAACATCATAGAAAATGTAATATATCAAACACTAAAGATAaatttcaattccttgaatataatatttttcatatattttacaTACTATCAAACATACACCCTAACATCTTAttgcaaataaaatttgaaacaaagAAAAGATTAAAGTTGCATGCTTACGAGTCCCAATTGCTTCTGCCAGTGACTAGACAGACAACCCCCAACGTTGCAGGATGTGGCACCAAAAGAGTTATCTGGAAGGCAAGGACCAATCTTGTCATCCATACAGGGCATAGCTCTTTCCCTCACcagtgatttttattttttattttttttataccaaCAAAGACCTACAACTATTATCATTTAATTGTGCACTTCATATGCTCCACTCCACTGACCAGAGTTCAATTATTTACAAACCATGactatcaaataaatataaaaatgagcTTTACTCGGAGCGTATATCGTTATAACCTCTTATCACCATGTCATGTAAGAAGAAACAAGTTTGCACTAtgtaaaatattacataaatctCTCCCCTAGAGTAAattatggataaaaaaaaaaaaaaaaactatttccaatAGATACAACTGTCTTTACAAagtaaaattaagtaaaatttgGATCTAAGCTACCCAAAGCAATACTTAGTTACCTGATAATTGCCCACAAAAATAAAGGAACAATATCGCACAGATGCATTGACATGTTAGCCCATGTGACAGCAATCGTCCTCAAATATTGTACCTCGTCATGCGAGGGCTGTGGGGACACATGTATGgcacaagaaaaagaaaggtgtACATGCAAGAGAAAGACTCTGCAAAACGATTTAGGACTAGTAAGACACAAGCAGTATAAATTAGCATTCAATTATAGAGTTCAATGGGGCTGTTAAAAACTGAAAGAATGAAGAGACAGAAAGTTGGTATCAAATAACTGCAAGACATAATAATAAACTACTTTCAAATGCTAAGGTAAACAGACCGGACTTATGCAGGACTCTGTCATTACTCATTTGGATTACATGTGTGCTTGTTGATAGAATAAAAAATGGCAAGACAAATCGCTCTGTTGAAGAAACTCACTATCATAGTATCATGCGTGTGCCAATAGTAATCAAGGGAATGCCTTGAGCACAATACGTGTCATAATAAACatgcatatatagatatatatgcacacatccACACACAGACTCCCACACAAATAAGATTTTGAACAAAGGAACTGAAAATGAAATATTCCTGTCCCATCTAGTGTACATGCATGTTGTTTGACTAGTATCAATCAGATTTCAGGGAATCACAAAGTGCATGTGCAAGTCAGTTAGCAAATTACCTAACCACTTTTTCCTATCCTTGCAAACTCTTCTTTCTATAAGAATGCCAAACTCACAGACCCAACAGTTATATCCAGATTCCAGAACAAGTCCTATGACTGCATTCCCCAGTGTGAGAGAAGTACATGATCAAGCACTGGAGTAACAGCTATAACAGGAGGTAATTAGTAATTTCAATTGTTTCCCCTTCTAGTTTtttacttattatttatttatattatatccGGCACCAGAATAATAGGCATCATGAATGTCAGATAAAAGTAGCTTCTGCCATTAGACAAAGATATTAACACATCATTGTTAATGAACTGTAAAAGCCGGATAATATCAAATTGACTGCCTAAGTCGAAGTTACCTTTTCATAAAACCTTGGCAGAGAAAAGCTGCAATATGTCCTCACTTAAACAAGTAAGCAATCCAGAGTTTAAGTCACGTGAGTATTTCACATCTCGAATTGGATGTTTCTGATATTTAAGACGCTGAGCAACCATAAAAGATGGCAGCTCTTGCAAGACCAACTCACATGCCACTTCATCTCCAGAAACAAATTGTATTCCATGACCTCTGTCTATAATTGCAGATTTAGGCAGTCGAATAGAATCTACATTTGCACACACAGATCCTAATTTCTTATATCTGATGCTACCCACACTCCTGTAGAGAACATGGGATCCTTGGACTCCTTGCCCCGTGAGAGAGGTGGTAGGGGATGGTGAAGGTTGAGAAACAGCAATGTCACTAGACATCTCAACTTTGGGACGAAAGGAGGCAACAATGTTATTGCTGGTGGGACAATAAGCAAGAGCTATACAAATTCCTTGATTCTCTGATTCAGGAACCAAAAACAGCCTTCATCAAAAGTCAACAAGACATCAGATGATCAGAACATTCCAACATTAAACAGAAACCACAACATAtgagaattttgaattaataattttccaaacaatCATTTAGGGTTAAAAGTGACAACCTTAACAGTAGGCAATGAACACAGATATTCATGCACACAAATAGAGTGAAGGCATAATAAAGATAAGAATACCAGATAGCAACCATAgaataattttagaattgacTTATCACATGAAATTTTAAGTTCATTATTACGGATTTACAGCTATCTTTACCTTAGATTAGATGTGTAGCACTTCTTCTATACTATAGTGTTCTTTCCTTATTATGTTCATTACAGTACTAAAAGTTACTTCTTGTCATGTTCCTGCCATATCTATAGTATCCTGCATTTATATTCATGTCTACTTCTGTACTTTGTATCTGTATTGATACTTCGCAGGTAAGTTCAAAATTCTCTGAACAAGCTAAGTAGGCAATCTAGCTAACCCCACCCAGTGGGATTAAAgttgaatatgttgttgtaagATAAACAAGTAATATACTTGTCGGAAAGTTGGCTATTTCTGTGCTGCGAATCGAAAAAAGTGTTTTAGGAACCCAATTTCTAAGTAGGATTGCAGAACTAATAGGATAGCTGGTGCTTATACAAGTCCAGAAGCAGCCATGTAAATCTCTCAATTGAATAAAGTAGTagtttaacaatttttttagtatttagGTTCTTTGGATGTGAAATGCAATTCTGACCACCTTCagttattttggatttttcatgTCATGCCTAGATTCATCCAGTTCttattcttgattttttaatttttttgaattttgtaggCCCAGAGACAGATCCCACCCTTCTTCCCAACGCAAAAAGAGGACCTTGTATCGATTGCAGCACCCAAGAGAGCCAAATTTCATcctgttttattattattgaccCAAACtgcaacataaaatttcctatATTACCTTGAAACCAGTGAGAATAACATTTCTGTGTTTATAACTAGTAGCTAATTACATTGATATTCAATGAAATTGAAGGAGTGCACTAGTAGCTAAGTAAAAAGAGTAGGAGGGAAGCTATCTATACTGCAACACTGCTTGGATGTGAACATAGAAACCTCCACCCTCTGAAAAACTAAAAGAGTATGGAGACCTTTAACAAGTTTGAATCATGGTTTAAACTCCCTGCCCCAAATAAATCCAATAACCCCAAAATCACCGTATAGGTGCAAGGAATATTCAAACCGCTGAGCATGGGTGCTGGTATAACAAGGCTTAGATCACTCAGCCAAGCAAAAATTTTGTTCAGTTCACAATTCTTTGCAGTTCAGTAGGAAGTAATGAATCCATAAACAAATGGAAATTGTAAATGTTTAGATTTCTATAGATTTATAGCTAAGCAAGTAAGACAAGTACAAACTTCAAGTACTTCAGGAAAGAATATGTACCTTTCTTCACTGCTACCAAAATTCCAATGACATAAACCAACCGAAGAAGCAGTAAGGAGGCTTCTAACACCAGAAAGAAAACTTAATTCTGGTGAAAGAGAATGCACAGTGTGAATGGGGTTGCACGTCAACCCCACCATGGATTCGACAGGCCTTACTGTTTGGCGCATATCAAATACCATAACCATTCCATTCTGCATGTAGTTTACaaccataaatcaaaattatcCAAATACAAGCTTGGCTTGCCATAGAAAACAATTTAGGTTATGACCTGTAATCCAGTGTATGCATAATGTGAACAGCTAAGATCCCACGAACATGACCAAGCAGCAGCCTGGAAATACAACAACCATTTCAGAGAATGTCTAATCCAGAAGCGTAAAAGACAAATAAAAGGCATCCAAGTTGTCTTTACAAAAAACATTGATAATTTaccaccaccccccccccccccaccccccccccccccaaaaaaaaaaaaagcttagaTGTTGGAAGCTGAGTGGATCAGTACTTGGCCCTTCCAGAAAGATACTTGGAGCACCCAAGAGTAGGTGCAGAGAATTACAAAAGCCTAGAGGGAGGGGAAGTAGATGATTTTGAACATTTATGAAGATAGATGATATTGTAATTCAAATGGAGAGTAGCGCTACTTATAGAACCACCCAGTGTGATTTCCCTTCACTGCCTTTGATGTGAGGTGGGACTCAATTGACTTGTCATATGCAGATGCCAAGGAGGCAAAGTTGGCACATCTAATCAAGTAAATCGGCTAATTGTCCATTGATGGGTGTTCATACCAATGGCattaagttccaatgtcacatagcatttGAATGATCCTCTGCCTCTCATGGCAGGTCGAGGCATAGTTGCcgattcaaatatgaaataagCCCTACATGTTCCCTTGCCAAGGCTCCTTAGGCCCTACTCCCAGCCTAGATTTGGTGTTAAGAATATGGAACACTTTGAGAGATTGCTTCTAGTAGGAAGATGCAGGTTGAGGAGGTATAATATGCTTGAGTGGAGGGACCAAGCACAAGAGAAATTGGAACACAAAGTGGTGAGAGGggatccatggcttagattCTACAAGAATCACATTAAGCACATATGCATAGCCCTCCTTAGGCTGAGAAATGTGGCATCTTCTCTGAAAATTTTAGGAAGGGCGCCCCCAGTGCACAAGGCTCCCAGTTAGACCTTGTCGAGAGAGGATCCAATTTGTATGTCCTTCCCTTTGCTTTTTGCAAagttgtttccacaactcaaacccatgaccctctagtcacaaaggagcaaccttactaTTGCTACCAACGCTCGCCCTCCATctcctcccaaaaaaaaaaaaatcaacagctTACATGTCACCTCCACAAGTCTGAATAGTTGGCATTTCTTCTCTAGACTTCTTTTCAGGGAAAAGAATCCAATGAGCAAGTATGTCCACCAAACATGGAAACAAAAACGTCCCGAGTCTAGGAAATTGCAACACCATATGCAATTTAGTCAAGAGGCAAATCATAGCAAGTGGATCAGCTCTTCAACTcaataaatatttgattattgtatTGGGCACAATGTGCTCTTGCAAACATACAACAGATACAATTTTTCTTGTcctaaaaaaattcttttaccACCCAAGGTGGTAGCTCCGCTAGTGATACCCCTCAAACAAAGACTTGAGGCCTCAAGTTCAAGCCCAGCGCCCAACGAATTGCTTGGGTAACCACCACCCCCTAAGGCCCCTGGGCTTTTGTGtgtggggagggggggggggggatttgcTCCTAGCAAGGGTTTTCTCAAATGCCCTAGATGACCAATGTACATGTCCCACCAAGTTAGAGAAAAGTACATTATGTCTCCAGTCACTCAGATTGTTTTactgagcaaaaaaaaaaaaaaaatcattattttacCCTAGTAAGTGGCACAAGGCAAGAAGAATGGCACTGTTAATTAGTAGCTAAACCTCTGATCAATAGAAAACAATATCACATGGACCAGTCAGAATGTTTACCAGTAAATCATAAGAAATAACAACGTTGTTGCTTTCAgtgctgaaaaaaaaaaaaaagtgaagcaGAGATTAATGAATTTTCCAGTGGGGATAAAAATTGtataataagaaatgaaaggtttAGAAATAATAAGATTTGACAGCAGTTAAACCTGATAACAGATAATTTCTTCCCCAAGGAAGCCACAAGTGCTAGTTTTCCATGAGCAGAGACATGTATATCCCTTATAGCTTTTGTATTGTCAGGAACCTgtatattttctctttcatgTGGAGCTATCAAACTCATCTGCACAACCCAGGTTTTGCAAATATCCAATGAAAATTTTGCATGGTTAAAAATGCATCCCATGCTAATAAAGCCAATTCATATATAAAGGACGGAAATTCTTT
This window harbors:
- the LOC127789921 gene encoding uncharacterized protein LOC127789921 isoform X3; the encoded protein is MRLKRMRIVRGGGKGVRRLRRREATKGESGVGVMLTACFAQFAWRLGRMAVITKSVVFLVATYMVFHASRDGCSKGKIRGRKCTLKDVRVIYASQIVVVDQELQKKVKSLEAKCASFEKKDSDWHKKEVEWQRREADLHLQVHQLTERTSHLEHLLRDTGSRSSRFPSASDICQEQATFGHNHKFEADGRGSSSCLLLQQVLQVDGAKFFDVDASSQALIIARRLSGMGAKHVLTKMSLIAPHERENIQVPDNTKAIRDIHVSAHGKLALVASLGKKLSVISTESNNVVISYDLLAAAWSCSWDLSCSHYAYTGLQNGMVMVFDMRQTVRPVESMVGLTCNPIHTVHSLSPELSFLSGVRSLLTASSVGLCHWNFGSSEERLFLVPESENQGICIALAYCPTSNNIVASFRPKVEMSSDIAVSQPSPSPTTSLTGQGVQGSHVLYRSVGSIRYKKLGSVCANVDSIRLPKSAIIDRGHGIQFVSGDEVACELVLQELPSFMVAQRLKYQKHPIRDVKYSRDLNSGLLTCLSEDILQLFSAKVL